A region of Lacinutrix sp. Hel_I_90 DNA encodes the following proteins:
- a CDS encoding efflux RND transporter periplasmic adaptor subunit — MRKIILSILGVLLIVASFFIAKSLIANKNKPKPVQAKVVKTVFTDTVQNATIPIIIPANGSLTAKRRVELYAEVQGVFRNGSKLFKPGQRYSAGQTLIRIDAAEYYASVQSAKSNLYNALAAIMPDLRLDFPEVFGKWQNYLNGFDLNKTTPKLPEMTSEKENYFITGRGIVTNYYNVKNLEQRLSKYNINAPFTGILTEALVTEGSLIRSGQKLGEFIDPSIYEMEVALSKTYAGLLKEGEAVVLNNLNGTETYTGTISRVNGSIDATTQTITAYIEVKNEALKEGMYLEAQLDAKQETDAIEIDRNLLLENQQIFVVKDSILDVIDVKPVYFSDTKVVLKTVPNGTVILKRPVPGAYSGMLVKGFEEKQTEESKAKK, encoded by the coding sequence ATGCGCAAAATTATACTTTCCATTTTAGGGGTTTTACTTATTGTAGCTTCTTTTTTTATAGCTAAAAGTCTTATAGCCAATAAAAACAAACCAAAACCTGTACAGGCAAAAGTAGTTAAAACAGTATTTACAGATACTGTACAAAACGCAACCATACCAATAATTATACCTGCAAATGGAAGTTTAACAGCCAAGCGCCGCGTAGAATTATATGCTGAAGTTCAGGGTGTTTTTAGAAACGGCAGCAAACTCTTTAAGCCAGGGCAAAGATATAGTGCAGGACAAACACTCATTCGAATAGATGCAGCCGAATATTATGCCAGTGTGCAATCTGCAAAAAGCAACCTCTACAATGCTCTTGCTGCTATAATGCCAGATTTACGCTTAGATTTTCCAGAGGTCTTTGGTAAATGGCAAAACTATCTCAATGGTTTCGATTTAAATAAAACAACACCTAAGTTGCCAGAAATGACTTCCGAAAAGGAAAATTATTTTATTACCGGTAGAGGTATTGTTACAAACTACTACAATGTTAAGAATTTAGAACAACGCCTTTCAAAATATAACATCAATGCACCCTTCACAGGGATTTTAACCGAAGCTTTGGTAACTGAGGGTTCCTTAATTAGAAGCGGACAAAAACTAGGTGAGTTTATAGATCCATCCATTTACGAAATGGAGGTGGCACTAAGTAAAACCTATGCTGGTTTACTTAAAGAAGGGGAAGCCGTGGTCCTTAATAATCTAAACGGTACAGAAACCTATACCGGAACAATCTCAAGAGTTAACGGGAGTATTGATGCCACGACACAAACCATTACCGCTTACATTGAAGTGAAAAATGAGGCGCTTAAAGAAGGAATGTATTTAGAAGCACAATTAGACGCCAAACAAGAAACAGATGCCATTGAAATAGACCGGAATTTATTATTAGAGAACCAGCAAATTTTTGTGGTTAAGGATAGCATACTGGATGTTATAGATGTAAAGCCAGTTTATTTTTCTGACACGAAAGTCGTTTTAAAAACAGTGCCAAACGGAACCGTAATTCTTAAGCGTCCAGTGCCCGGTGCGTATTCTGGAATGTTGGTAAAGGGTTTTGAAGAAAAACAAACAGAAGAATCAAAGGCTAAAAAGTAA
- a CDS encoding efflux RND transporter permease subunit — MRKLIAYFIKYHVAVNVFILAFFAFGIIGVLSLKSSFFPLVDSKIINVNITYPGASPQEIEEGIVLQIEDNLKGLRGIDRVTSVSRENSGTITVEIEKGENIDFMLLEVKNAVDRVPSFPTGMEPLIVAKQEEIRQTISFALSGDDIPLATLKQIGRQVENDLRRIDGISQIEVSGYPAEEIEIAVNEANLLAYNLTFNEVAQAVSAANILVTGGTIKTEAEEFLIRANNRAYYGDELSNIIIRASNDGKTVRLKDVAIIRDRFSETPNATYFNQKLSLDITVTSTNNEDLISSADKVKAYIEDYNEKYNNVRLDVVRDLSITLNQRTELLLWNAAAGIGLVLIFLSLFLNTRLAFWVAFGLPISFLGMFIFAGQFDVTINVLSLFGMIIVIGILVDDGIVIAENIYQHYEKGKTPKQAAIDGTMEVIPPVVSAIITTLLAFSLFLFLDSRIGEFFSEVSVIVILTLVVSLIEALIILPAHLAHSKALRPQVVEENPSKMKQFFSKMRIVNKAGDNFMIYLRDKVYTPAIRFVLKFKMLSLGIFVALLVLTFGAIGGGVIGVTLFPSIASDTVSIELDMPNGTNVRVTDSIISMIEEKALIVNKEFSETYFKDSDKQLFENTILTLNSSSSARLRINMLPGEERPDAIQSSLVANRLRELVGPVIGTERLIFGSGGNFGGSPVAVALLGNNIEELKAAKIDLKQILESNPLLKDIEDNDPAGIKEIRIKLKESAYLLGLDLRTVMSQVRSGFFGVQAQRFQRGQDEIRVWVRYDKSNRASINDLDDMRIVTPTGQRVTLKDIAVYSIARGDVAINHLEGQREIKVSADLKNPSTSATDILEDIKTVTIPELQSKYPTISVAFEGQNREKDKLVGSLGAAGIPILILIYITIAFTFRSYSQPLLLILLVPFSLTAVAWGHWLLGFPVNVLSLLGIIALIGIMVNDGLVLIGKFNSNLKEGMTFDIALSEAGRSRFRAIFLTSLTTVAGLAPLLMEKSRQAQFLKPMAISISFGIAYATILTLLVLPLFLAFSNDIKKNTKWLYTGKKVTKEEVERAIKEQNEENED; from the coding sequence ATGAGAAAACTAATTGCTTACTTCATTAAATACCACGTCGCGGTCAATGTTTTTATTTTGGCGTTTTTCGCTTTTGGTATTATCGGCGTGTTGTCTTTAAAATCGTCTTTTTTTCCGTTAGTAGATTCCAAAATTATAAATGTAAATATTACTTACCCTGGTGCTTCTCCACAAGAAATTGAAGAAGGGATTGTACTTCAAATTGAAGATAATTTAAAAGGATTAAGAGGGATTGACCGGGTAACTTCAGTCTCGCGAGAAAATAGTGGAACGATTACCGTAGAGATTGAAAAAGGAGAGAATATCGACTTTATGTTACTTGAAGTTAAAAACGCTGTAGATCGCGTGCCTTCCTTTCCTACAGGAATGGAGCCGCTAATCGTGGCTAAGCAAGAAGAAATACGTCAGACCATTTCTTTTGCTTTGAGTGGTGATGACATACCGCTGGCGACTTTAAAGCAAATTGGGCGACAGGTAGAAAACGACCTACGTCGTATTGATGGTATTTCTCAAATAGAAGTGTCTGGTTATCCTGCTGAAGAAATTGAGATTGCAGTGAATGAGGCTAATTTATTAGCTTACAATCTTACTTTTAATGAAGTGGCTCAAGCCGTAAGTGCAGCCAATATATTAGTCACAGGTGGAACCATTAAAACGGAGGCTGAAGAATTTTTAATTAGAGCAAACAACCGTGCGTATTATGGCGATGAGTTGTCCAATATTATCATTAGAGCTTCCAATGATGGAAAAACGGTGCGGTTAAAAGATGTAGCGATTATTCGTGATCGCTTTTCTGAAACACCAAATGCCACGTATTTTAATCAGAAGTTATCTCTTGATATCACGGTTACCAGTACCAATAATGAAGATTTAATTTCTTCCGCAGATAAGGTAAAAGCCTATATAGAAGACTATAATGAGAAATATAATAATGTTCGGTTAGATGTGGTGAGAGATTTATCAATCACGCTTAATCAACGTACAGAATTGTTACTTTGGAATGCCGCAGCAGGTATTGGTTTAGTATTGATTTTTCTTTCGTTATTCTTAAATACACGTTTGGCATTCTGGGTTGCTTTTGGTTTGCCTATTTCTTTTTTAGGGATGTTTATTTTTGCAGGTCAGTTTGATGTTACCATTAATGTCTTGTCATTGTTCGGAATGATCATCGTTATAGGTATTCTGGTAGATGATGGTATTGTCATTGCTGAAAACATCTACCAACATTACGAAAAAGGAAAAACACCAAAACAAGCAGCTATAGATGGAACCATGGAAGTGATTCCTCCAGTGGTTTCTGCTATTATTACCACGCTACTGGCCTTCTCCTTGTTTCTGTTTTTAGACAGTCGTATTGGTGAGTTTTTTAGTGAGGTGTCAGTAATTGTAATCTTAACACTAGTAGTGTCACTAATAGAAGCACTTATTATTCTACCAGCGCATTTAGCACATTCTAAAGCCTTAAGACCACAAGTTGTAGAGGAGAATCCCTCGAAAATGAAGCAATTCTTTTCTAAAATGCGTATTGTAAATAAGGCTGGTGATAATTTTATGATCTACTTAAGAGATAAAGTGTATACACCCGCCATAAGGTTTGTCCTCAAATTTAAAATGTTGTCTCTTGGTATCTTTGTGGCCTTGCTGGTATTAACTTTTGGAGCCATTGGGGGTGGTGTAATAGGGGTGACCTTATTTCCTTCCATTGCTAGTGATACGGTTTCAATTGAACTGGATATGCCTAATGGTACTAATGTAAGAGTGACAGATTCTATTATTTCAATGATTGAAGAAAAAGCATTGATTGTTAATAAAGAGTTTAGTGAGACATATTTTAAAGATAGTGATAAACAGCTTTTTGAAAATACAATCTTAACACTTAACAGCAGTTCAAGTGCCAGATTACGTATTAATATGTTGCCAGGTGAAGAACGGCCAGACGCCATTCAATCGTCATTAGTTGCCAATAGATTAAGAGAGTTGGTGGGGCCGGTAATAGGAACCGAGCGTTTGATTTTTGGATCTGGAGGTAATTTTGGAGGTAGCCCGGTTGCTGTAGCGCTTTTAGGCAATAATATAGAAGAATTAAAAGCCGCCAAAATAGATTTAAAACAAATCTTAGAATCGAATCCCTTATTAAAAGACATTGAAGATAATGACCCTGCTGGAATTAAAGAAATCCGAATAAAACTTAAAGAAAGTGCGTATTTATTAGGTCTAGATTTAAGAACGGTTATGAGTCAAGTGCGTTCTGGGTTTTTTGGAGTTCAGGCACAACGTTTTCAACGTGGGCAGGATGAAATACGCGTTTGGGTGCGTTACGATAAGAGTAACCGGGCCTCAATTAATGATTTGGACGATATGCGAATTGTGACACCAACAGGGCAACGGGTCACTTTAAAAGATATAGCCGTGTATTCTATAGCGCGGGGTGATGTAGCCATAAATCACTTGGAAGGACAGCGCGAGATTAAAGTGTCTGCAGATTTAAAAAATCCGAGCACAAGTGCAACAGATATTTTAGAGGACATTAAAACAGTCACGATTCCAGAATTGCAATCTAAATACCCAACCATTTCAGTCGCTTTTGAAGGCCAGAATAGAGAGAAAGATAAATTAGTAGGGTCGCTAGGTGCAGCCGGAATTCCAATTTTAATACTTATTTACATAACAATAGCATTTACCTTTCGAAGTTATTCCCAACCGTTACTTTTAATTCTTTTAGTGCCATTTAGTTTAACGGCCGTAGCTTGGGGGCATTGGTTACTTGGTTTTCCAGTTAATGTATTATCGCTCCTCGGTATTATTGCGCTCATTGGTATTATGGTAAATGATGGCTTAGTATTGATAGGTAAGTTTAATAGTAACCTAAAAGAAGGCATGACCTTCGATATAGCCTTGTCTGAAGCTGGCAGATCACGTTTTAGAGCGATATTTTTGACCTCATTAACGACCGTTGCTGGTTTAGCCCCATTGTTAATGGAGAAAAGCAGGCAAGCCCAATTTTTAAAGCCTATGGCCATTTCCATATCCTTTGGTATTGCTTACGCTACCATTTTAACGCTTTTAGTATTACCGCTTTTTTTAGCATTTAGTAATGATATTAAGAAAAACACCAAATGGTTATATACTGGAAAAAAAGTGACTAAAGAAGAAGTAGAACGCGCTATTAAAGAACAAAATGAAGAAAATGAAGATTAA
- a CDS encoding TolC family protein yields the protein MKIKYSILFSVFVGLQCLTAQQILTPEEAVALALENNYGIKIANKNNEVAENNTSVLNSGYLPTLTGNAGATYNLDNTEVEFSDSRPDAVLNGAKSNRYNASINVNYVLFDGLGRHYNYKRLKEEYQLSELQVRETIETTIIQLFSIYYTVAQLTENTEVLEQTLVISKDRLTRAGYQFDYGQSTKLAVLNAEVDINNDSINLISIEQELKNTSRDLNVVLGNAIDHNFKVNTDIDFVLNLNREELYEKAKARNVSLLQVNKNIQISELDIKTGKSAYLPTLGLTGSYGWNENNNNAASFVAVSTNTGLSAGINLTWNLFDGGSTLTRVRNAKINLENQQLQKEQLLISVERDFENAWDDYQNKLTIFRVQEKNIKTAQSNFDRSQEQFKIGQVNSIEFRQAQLNLINAELSRNQAKYDAKLSELIVLQLAGELLNVQF from the coding sequence ATGAAGATTAAATATAGTATTCTTTTTAGTGTTTTTGTAGGATTGCAATGCTTGACAGCTCAGCAAATTTTAACACCAGAAGAGGCGGTTGCACTGGCCTTAGAGAATAATTATGGTATTAAAATAGCCAATAAAAATAATGAAGTTGCTGAAAACAATACGAGTGTTTTAAATTCAGGATACCTGCCAACGCTTACTGGTAATGCGGGTGCAACTTATAATTTGGATAATACAGAAGTTGAATTTTCAGATAGTAGGCCTGATGCTGTATTAAACGGAGCAAAAAGTAATCGTTACAATGCCTCAATAAATGTTAATTATGTTTTATTTGATGGATTAGGAAGACATTATAATTATAAACGTCTGAAAGAAGAGTATCAACTCTCTGAATTGCAAGTCCGTGAAACGATAGAGACAACAATCATTCAATTGTTTTCTATTTATTATACGGTGGCCCAACTTACAGAAAATACAGAGGTATTGGAACAAACTCTCGTTATTTCAAAAGATAGACTAACACGTGCTGGATATCAATTTGATTATGGGCAAAGCACAAAATTAGCGGTATTAAATGCTGAAGTAGATATTAATAATGACAGTATTAATTTAATAAGTATTGAACAAGAATTAAAAAATACTTCCCGAGACTTAAATGTGGTTTTAGGGAATGCTATAGATCATAATTTTAAGGTAAATACTGATATTGACTTTGTTTTAAATTTAAATAGAGAAGAATTGTATGAGAAGGCTAAAGCTAGAAATGTCTCATTATTACAAGTCAATAAAAATATACAAATTAGTGAATTAGATATAAAGACAGGCAAATCAGCCTATCTTCCTACACTGGGCTTAACGGGCTCCTATGGATGGAATGAAAATAATAACAATGCGGCATCTTTTGTGGCTGTTTCAACGAATACGGGGCTATCTGCTGGTATTAATCTTACATGGAACTTATTTGATGGTGGAAGTACGTTAACCCGTGTTCGTAATGCGAAAATAAATCTAGAAAATCAGCAATTACAAAAAGAGCAGCTATTGATTTCAGTGGAACGCGATTTTGAAAACGCCTGGGATGATTATCAAAATAAATTAACCATTTTTAGAGTACAGGAAAAGAATATTAAAACTGCACAAAGCAATTTTGATAGATCTCAGGAGCAATTTAAAATTGGTCAGGTTAACTCGATAGAATTCAGACAAGCACAACTAAACTTAATCAATGCTGAATTAAGTAGGAATCAAGCAAAGTATGACGCTAAGTTGTCAGAACTTATAGTGTTGCAATTAGCGGGTGAGTTGTTAAATGTTCAGTTTTAG
- a CDS encoding Two component regulator three Y domain protein, with amino-acid sequence MNILKTTFVCLFTTLFSFAQVSDTEKSALIALHSATNGSDWNTTWDITKPVDTWYGITLENNNVVAIDLSFNNLRGTLPQELGNLTHLRELNLGLNKLEGKIPETLSKLQSLTSLELFLNHFSGTIPIFVAELKNLETLSLYSNAFSGPIPVELMTLDNLEILQLGSNFLTGTIPNEIMALTKLKKLSLIDNKFEGIIPVELSELSNLEELILSENKLTGNLPLQFSKLSKLSTLMVSDNNMDSEYVTVVDDNAYIKQMITTYNDTYVVQRD; translated from the coding sequence ATGAACATTTTGAAAACTACTTTTGTTTGCTTATTCACAACGCTTTTTAGCTTTGCTCAAGTTTCCGACACAGAAAAATCTGCTTTAATTGCATTACATAGTGCGACTAATGGTTCAGACTGGAACACAACATGGGATATTACGAAACCTGTTGATACCTGGTATGGTATTACATTAGAGAATAATAATGTTGTTGCAATCGATTTGTCATTCAACAATTTGAGAGGTACATTACCACAGGAATTAGGAAATTTAACACATTTACGTGAACTTAATTTAGGATTAAATAAGTTAGAAGGAAAAATTCCTGAGACCTTGTCTAAGTTGCAGTCGCTAACGTCGTTAGAATTGTTTTTAAATCATTTTAGTGGTACTATTCCTATTTTTGTAGCAGAACTTAAAAATCTAGAAACGTTATCACTGTATAGTAATGCTTTTTCTGGTCCGATTCCGGTAGAATTAATGACTTTAGATAATCTGGAAATACTACAATTAGGAAGTAACTTTTTAACGGGTACTATTCCAAATGAAATTATGGCACTTACAAAACTTAAGAAATTAAGTTTAATTGATAATAAATTCGAAGGTATTATACCTGTAGAGTTAAGTGAGTTGTCTAATTTAGAAGAGCTCATTTTATCAGAAAATAAACTTACGGGTAATTTGCCACTACAGTTTAGCAAATTATCTAAGTTGAGCACTTTAATGGTGAGTGATAATAACATGGATTCAGAGTATGTTACTGTGGTTGATGATAATGCTTATATTAAACAAATGATAACAACTTACAATGATACCTATGTTGTGCAAAGAGATTAA
- a CDS encoding CPXCG motif-containing cysteine-rich protein — translation MFEHFFQCPYCWETISMLLDPSVNKQTYVEDCEVCCNPIQVSPHFEDAELFGFEALNNEQ, via the coding sequence ATGTTTGAGCATTTTTTCCAATGTCCTTATTGTTGGGAAACCATTTCTATGTTATTAGATCCAAGCGTAAATAAGCAAACCTATGTTGAAGATTGTGAGGTTTGTTGCAATCCTATACAGGTATCACCACATTTTGAAGATGCGGAACTCTTTGGTTTTGAGGCTTTAAATAATGAACAATAA
- a CDS encoding NAD(P)/FAD-dependent oxidoreductase yields the protein MKNEAARWTICQECQGQGKKSRKHAKKVRRRYQIALDEFKKKKDKGTAPVLLKRPLHPCLNCGGTGLLHAVSHPIADKANYPHVAIIGGGIGGVALAVGCLHRGIPFTLYERDSGFDERSQGYGLTLQQGNKAIEGLGILSLEKGVISTRHLVHTTTGKVIGEWGMRKWKPSEAKTSQKRTNVHIARQSMRLALLEQLGGHDVVQWGHQLVGFKSCEGDGVALSFQVNGALKSVTADLVVGADGIRSTLRKFLIGENLTPLRYLGCIVILGICPLKALEDLDSSLLDSATVFQTANGNERIYVMPYASDAVMWQLSFTLPENEAKLLSDQGPKALKEEACRRTQWHTPIPQILAATLEAQVSGYPVYDRELLKSELLEKAGQVTLIGDAAHPMSPFKGQGANQALLDALALARGISIGCRPKSQWREAGIRARVLTGFESEMLERSASKVKDSEKAAHLLHSKIILHEGDAPRGRYVKKEKA from the coding sequence ATGAAAAATGAAGCGGCTCGCTGGACAATTTGTCAAGAATGCCAGGGACAAGGCAAAAAAAGCCGGAAGCACGCCAAGAAAGTTCGACGCCGCTACCAGATTGCATTAGATGAATTTAAAAAAAAGAAGGACAAAGGCACAGCCCCAGTCCTTCTTAAGAGACCGTTACATCCATGCTTGAACTGTGGTGGCACTGGTTTACTTCATGCTGTTAGCCATCCAATAGCAGATAAGGCAAACTACCCACACGTTGCTATTATTGGTGGCGGTATAGGAGGAGTCGCTCTGGCTGTAGGCTGTTTGCACCGTGGCATCCCTTTTACCCTATATGAACGTGATAGCGGCTTCGATGAGCGCTCTCAGGGCTATGGACTCACTTTGCAACAAGGGAATAAAGCGATAGAGGGATTGGGTATTTTGTCGTTAGAAAAAGGGGTGATTTCAACAAGGCATTTGGTTCATACTACAACTGGAAAAGTGATTGGGGAATGGGGCATGCGCAAATGGAAACCTTCAGAGGCCAAAACCTCACAGAAACGCACAAATGTACATATTGCACGACAATCTATGCGTTTGGCACTGCTTGAGCAACTTGGTGGACACGATGTGGTGCAGTGGGGACACCAATTGGTAGGATTTAAGTCATGTGAAGGTGACGGCGTTGCTCTGAGCTTTCAAGTAAATGGAGCCCTAAAAAGCGTCACCGCAGATCTTGTAGTTGGAGCAGATGGTATTCGAAGTACTCTACGAAAGTTTCTAATTGGTGAAAACCTTACCCCTTTACGTTACCTAGGCTGTATTGTAATATTGGGCATTTGTCCTTTAAAAGCTCTCGAGGATCTTGATAGTTCTTTACTTGACTCGGCAACAGTATTTCAGACCGCCAATGGCAATGAGCGAATATACGTGATGCCGTATGCATCAGACGCGGTGATGTGGCAACTTAGTTTCACTTTGCCAGAAAATGAAGCTAAGTTACTAAGTGATCAAGGCCCGAAAGCACTCAAGGAAGAAGCGTGTCGTAGAACGCAGTGGCACACTCCAATTCCTCAGATTTTAGCAGCGACCCTAGAAGCTCAGGTTTCTGGTTATCCCGTATATGACCGAGAATTACTCAAATCAGAATTATTAGAGAAAGCAGGGCAAGTGACTTTGATTGGAGATGCGGCGCACCCTATGAGTCCATTTAAAGGACAGGGCGCCAATCAAGCCCTGTTAGATGCGCTAGCCCTGGCTAGAGGTATCTCAATAGGATGTAGACCCAAATCTCAATGGAGAGAAGCTGGAATCAGAGCACGCGTGCTCACTGGGTTTGAATCAGAAATGCTGGAACGCAGCGCTTCAAAAGTAAAAGATTCGGAAAAGGCAGCACACTTACTACATTCTAAAATTATACTCCATGAGGGTGACGCGCCGAGAGGGCGGTATGTAAAAAAGGAAAAGGCATAA
- a CDS encoding YqaE/Pmp3 family membrane protein → MSILTIILSILLPPVAVFMKRGLGGAFLLNILLTLIGWLPGVIHALIVNDN, encoded by the coding sequence ATGTCAATACTTACCATTATACTTAGCATATTACTTCCACCAGTAGCTGTTTTTATGAAAAGAGGATTAGGGGGTGCGTTTTTACTAAACATATTACTAACTCTAATAGGATGGCTTCCAGGTGTTATCCATGCTTTAATCGTAAATGATAATTAG